The Candidatus Paceibacterota bacterium DNA window CGCGGAAACCCTGGCTTCGTCGGACGGAGCCTTGCATTTAAGGACGCTTCAATCCATAAACGACATAAGCTCTGACCAATCAAACACTATCGTTTTTGCCGTGCCTCTTGAAGTTTTGAGGGCATTTGAACGATATGGCAGAACATCTTCTAAGAATGAAAACAGGGAATAAAGTTGGAAAAGAGTCGGTTTTAAATCTGAAAAAAGAACTTAGAAAATTACAAAATCCGAAACAGGAGGAAAACCTTTCGCGTTTTTTTAAAACAGGGAAAGGAGAATACGGCGAGGGCGATAAGTTTTTGGGAATAAAAGTTCCGGCTCAAAGAAAAGTTGCGAAAAAATATACCGGTTTGAGTTTTGGAGAAATATCGCGGCTTTTAAAAAGCAAAATACACGAAGAACGGCTTGTCGGACTTTTGATTTTAGTTGCTCAGTACAAAAAATCGCCGGTTGAACCAAAAGAGAAAGAAAAAATTTTTAGGTTTTATCTTAAAAATACAAAAGGCATAAATAATTGGGATTTGGTTGATTTATCGGCTCCGAATATTGTCGGCGGTTGGCTTTTTGATAAGCCATCCAAACGGGCAATTTTATACAAACTTGCGCGTTCAAAAAATCTGTGGGAAAGAAGAATCGCTGTTTTGGCGACAGCGATGTTTATAAAAAATAGTGATTTCAACGATATTTTAAAGATT harbors:
- a CDS encoding DNA alkylation repair protein, giving the protein MAEHLLRMKTGNKVGKESVLNLKKELRKLQNPKQEENLSRFFKTGKGEYGEGDKFLGIKVPAQRKVAKKYTGLSFGEISRLLKSKIHEERLVGLLILVAQYKKSPVEPKEKEKIFRFYLKNTKGINNWDLVDLSAPNIVGGWLFDKPSKRAILYKLARSKNLWERRIAVLATAMFIKNSDFNDILKISEILLNDRHDLIHKAVGWMLREVGKRDKKILEKFLNKHALKMPRVMLRYSIEKFGERERKIYLRRMS